One stretch of Streptomyces sp. MMBL 11-1 DNA includes these proteins:
- a CDS encoding zinc-dependent metalloprotease: protein MSDTPFGFGLPPEEPENGDEGKKKDPTDGGQSAGGPGGPFGFGPGAGGDNPFAAMFGSMNPNDLGAAFQQLGQMLSYEGGPVNWDMAKQIARQTVSQGAPDGSKDASVGPSERTAVDEALRLADLWLDGVTSLPSGSVSTVAWSRAEWVEASLPAWQQLVDPVAERVGLAMGDVLPEEMQAMAGPLIGMMRSMGGAMFGQQIGQAVGVLAGEVVGSTDIGLPLGPAGKAALLPLNVEKFGKDLSVPQDEVRLYLALREAAHQRLFAHVPWLRSHLFGAVEAYARGIKVDTSKLEDVVGQFDPSQPEQLQDALQQGMFQPEDTPEQKASLARLETALALVEGWVDAVVHEAAKSRLTSSDALRETMRRRRASGGPAEQTFATLIGLQLRPRRLRDASRLWASLTDARGLEGRDALWSHPDMLPTAHDLDDPDGFVHHEQADFSELDKMLGEAAKDSRKPAEDEPKPKSVEGKDDGGDEGDGKDEGKGGHDQ from the coding sequence GTGAGTGACACCCCATTCGGATTCGGCCTTCCGCCGGAGGAGCCGGAGAACGGCGACGAGGGCAAGAAGAAGGACCCCACCGATGGTGGGCAGAGCGCGGGCGGGCCCGGGGGCCCGTTCGGATTCGGGCCGGGAGCGGGCGGGGACAACCCGTTCGCCGCGATGTTCGGCTCGATGAATCCGAACGATCTCGGCGCCGCCTTCCAGCAGCTCGGTCAGATGCTGAGCTACGAGGGCGGTCCCGTGAACTGGGACATGGCCAAGCAGATCGCCCGCCAGACGGTCTCGCAGGGCGCCCCGGACGGCTCCAAGGACGCCAGTGTCGGCCCGTCCGAGCGCACGGCGGTCGACGAGGCGCTGCGGCTGGCGGACCTGTGGCTGGACGGCGTGACGTCGCTGCCGTCCGGTTCGGTCTCCACCGTGGCGTGGAGCCGCGCGGAGTGGGTCGAGGCCTCGCTGCCGGCGTGGCAGCAGCTGGTCGACCCGGTGGCCGAGCGGGTGGGCCTGGCGATGGGCGATGTGCTGCCCGAGGAGATGCAGGCCATGGCGGGCCCGCTGATCGGCATGATGCGGTCGATGGGCGGCGCCATGTTCGGCCAGCAGATCGGGCAGGCCGTGGGCGTGCTGGCCGGTGAGGTGGTCGGTTCCACCGACATCGGGCTGCCGCTGGGACCGGCGGGCAAGGCCGCGCTGCTTCCGCTGAACGTGGAGAAGTTCGGCAAGGACCTCAGCGTCCCGCAGGACGAGGTGCGGCTGTATCTGGCCCTGCGCGAGGCCGCTCACCAGCGGCTCTTCGCCCACGTGCCGTGGCTGCGTTCGCATCTGTTCGGCGCCGTCGAGGCGTACGCCCGCGGCATCAAGGTCGACACCAGCAAGCTGGAGGACGTCGTCGGCCAGTTCGACCCCTCGCAGCCGGAGCAGCTGCAGGACGCCCTTCAGCAGGGCATGTTCCAGCCGGAGGACACGCCCGAGCAGAAGGCGTCCCTGGCCCGTCTGGAGACGGCTCTCGCCCTGGTGGAGGGCTGGGTGGACGCGGTGGTCCACGAGGCCGCGAAGTCCCGGCTGACCTCGTCCGACGCGCTGCGCGAGACGATGCGCAGGCGCCGTGCCTCCGGTGGACCGGCCGAGCAGACGTTCGCCACGCTCATCGGTCTCCAGCTGCGCCCGCGCCGGCTCCGGGACGCCTCGCGCCTGTGGGCATCGCTCACGGACGCCCGGGGTCTGGAGGGCCGGGACGCGCTCTGGTCCCACCCGGACATGCTGCCGACCGCCCACGACCTGGACGACCCGGACGGCTTCGTCCATCACGAGCAGGCCGACTTCTCCGAGCTGGACAAGATGCTCGGCGAGGCGGCGAAGGACTCGCGGAAGCCCGCGGAGGACGAGCCGAAGCCGAAGTCCGTCGAGGGCAAGGACGACGGCGGGGACGAGGGCGACGGCAAGGACGAGGGCAAGGGTGGCCACGACCAGTGA
- a CDS encoding SDR family oxidoreductase: MSSPDPQVRAARNLTDPSPASTPETKRPRAPRNRGPVVAVTGAATGIGELLTAHLAASDAIKQVIAIDERRGEVSEATWHILDVRDPAIAEKLRGADVVVHLALDLDLETDPAARTAYNVRGTQTVLTAAAAVGVHRVVLCTSAMVYGALADNDVPLSEDAELRATAEATGVGDLLEIERLGRRAPRAHPGLNVTVVRPTVLVGGTDTALTRYFESPRLLVVAGSRPTWQFCHVEDLVTALEYAALEKIDGEFAVGCDGWLEQEEVEELSGVRRMELPSAVALGAAARLHRIGLTPSPAGDLAYTMHPWVVSVSRLHDAGWRPKWTNEEVLGALLEEVEGRHTLAGRRLGRKDATAAGAAGATVALLGAAAVVRRARKARRRI; the protein is encoded by the coding sequence GTGAGTTCCCCAGATCCGCAGGTTCGCGCAGCGCGAAACCTGACCGACCCCTCGCCCGCGAGCACACCCGAAACGAAACGCCCCAGGGCCCCCAGAAACCGGGGTCCCGTCGTCGCGGTCACCGGCGCCGCCACCGGCATCGGCGAACTGCTGACCGCCCACCTCGCCGCATCCGACGCGATCAAGCAGGTCATCGCGATCGACGAACGCCGGGGAGAGGTCTCCGAGGCGACCTGGCACATCCTGGACGTACGGGATCCGGCGATCGCCGAGAAGCTGCGCGGCGCGGACGTCGTCGTCCACCTGGCCCTCGATCTCGACCTGGAGACCGACCCCGCCGCCCGTACTGCGTACAACGTACGTGGCACCCAGACCGTGCTCACCGCCGCGGCGGCCGTCGGGGTCCACCGGGTCGTGCTCTGCACCTCGGCGATGGTCTACGGGGCGCTCGCCGACAACGATGTGCCGCTCTCCGAGGACGCCGAGCTGCGTGCCACCGCCGAGGCCACCGGCGTCGGCGACCTCCTGGAGATCGAGCGGCTCGGCCGCCGGGCCCCGCGCGCCCACCCCGGGCTCAACGTCACCGTCGTGCGCCCCACCGTCCTGGTCGGCGGCACCGACACCGCCCTGACCCGCTACTTCGAGTCCCCGCGCCTCCTGGTCGTCGCCGGATCGCGCCCCACCTGGCAGTTCTGTCACGTGGAGGACCTGGTGACGGCGCTGGAGTACGCCGCCCTGGAGAAGATCGACGGGGAGTTCGCGGTCGGCTGCGACGGCTGGCTGGAGCAGGAGGAGGTCGAGGAGCTCAGCGGCGTACGCCGGATGGAGCTGCCCTCCGCCGTCGCGCTCGGGGCCGCCGCCCGGCTGCACCGGATCGGCCTCACCCCGTCCCCGGCCGGTGACCTGGCGTACACGATGCACCCCTGGGTGGTCAGCGTCAGCAGGCTGCACGACGCGGGCTGGCGGCCGAAATGGACGAACGAGGAGGTGCTCGGAGCCCTCCTCGAAGAGGTCGAGGGCCGCCACACGCTCGCCGGACGCCGTCTCGGCCGCAAGGACGCCACCGCCGCCGGAGCCGCCGGAGCGACCGTCGCCCTGCTCGGCGCCGCCGCCGTGGTGCGCCGGGCACGCAAGGCCCGCCGCCGCATCTGA
- a CDS encoding molybdenum cofactor biosynthesis protein MoaE, protein MAPTHDHPGEHAAADPIRLLAIRDSPLSVDEVFRAVGDDAAGGIALFVGTVRNHDAGQDVGALGYSCHPSAEDELRRVAEKVVADFPVRALAAVHRVGELEVGDLAVVVAVACPHRAEAFEACRKLIDDLKHEVPIWKHQRFSDGTEEWVGAC, encoded by the coding sequence ATGGCACCCACCCACGACCATCCCGGCGAGCACGCGGCGGCCGACCCCATCCGGCTGCTGGCGATCCGGGACTCCCCGCTCTCCGTCGACGAGGTCTTCCGCGCCGTCGGCGACGACGCGGCGGGCGGTATCGCGCTCTTCGTCGGCACCGTGCGCAACCACGACGCGGGACAGGACGTCGGCGCGCTCGGCTATTCCTGTCACCCCTCGGCCGAGGACGAGCTGCGCCGAGTGGCGGAGAAGGTCGTCGCCGACTTCCCGGTCCGCGCACTGGCGGCCGTCCACCGAGTGGGTGAACTGGAGGTGGGCGACCTGGCCGTGGTCGTCGCCGTCGCCTGCCCGCACCGCGCCGAGGCCTTCGAGGCCTGCCGCAAGCTCATCGACGACCTCAAGCACGAGGTGCCGATCTGGAAGCACCAGCGTTTCTCGGACGGCACGGAGGAGTGGGTCGGAGCCTGCTGA
- a CDS encoding YlbL family protein has translation MPRRTATMLASAFVLIALLCAGVLIKVPYAEMSPGPTVNTLGEARGEPVLQISGRKTYPASGHLNMTTVRVTGADYRMNVFGAVYGWLAHDSVVVPHETLYPNGKTEEQSTQENAEEFSQSQESAKVAALKELDIPVATQVVVSTVVKGSPSEDKLHAGDVIKAVDGTVVKEPGDVAKLVTEHRPGEDVTFTIVPAKAAAAAEKAGRAPEGDEKITITTAKAPAAEGDGEEGAKDRAIVGIRAGTDHTFPFDIDIKLADVGGPSAGLMFSLGIIDKLTPGDLTGGRFVAGTGTIDEAGKVGPIGGINMKLVGARNAGARYFLTPDENCASAAADTPSGLTLVRVKTIEDATKSLERIRAGKTAGLPSCSTG, from the coding sequence ATGCCACGCCGCACCGCGACGATGCTCGCCTCCGCCTTCGTCCTCATCGCGCTGCTCTGCGCAGGCGTGCTGATCAAAGTGCCGTATGCGGAGATGTCCCCCGGACCGACGGTGAACACGCTGGGCGAGGCGCGCGGCGAGCCCGTCCTGCAGATCTCCGGTCGCAAGACGTACCCGGCCTCCGGGCATCTCAACATGACGACGGTCCGCGTCACCGGGGCGGACTACCGGATGAACGTCTTCGGAGCCGTCTACGGCTGGCTGGCCCACGACAGCGTCGTGGTGCCGCACGAGACGCTCTACCCGAACGGCAAGACCGAGGAGCAGTCCACCCAGGAGAACGCCGAGGAGTTCAGCCAGTCCCAGGAGAGCGCCAAGGTGGCCGCCCTGAAGGAGCTGGACATCCCGGTCGCCACACAGGTCGTGGTCTCCACGGTGGTCAAGGGCAGCCCGTCCGAGGACAAGCTGCACGCGGGCGACGTGATCAAGGCCGTCGACGGCACCGTCGTCAAGGAGCCCGGAGACGTGGCGAAGCTCGTCACCGAGCACCGCCCCGGCGAGGACGTCACCTTCACCATCGTCCCGGCGAAGGCCGCCGCCGCGGCCGAGAAGGCCGGGCGCGCCCCCGAGGGCGACGAGAAGATCACCATCACGACCGCGAAGGCTCCCGCCGCCGAGGGCGACGGCGAGGAGGGCGCGAAGGACCGGGCGATCGTCGGGATCAGGGCCGGGACGGACCACACGTTCCCGTTCGATATCGACATCAAGCTCGCGGACGTCGGCGGGCCGAGCGCCGGGCTGATGTTCTCCCTCGGCATCATCGACAAGCTCACCCCGGGAGACCTGACCGGCGGCAGGTTCGTGGCGGGCACCGGCACCATCGACGAGGCGGGCAAGGTCGGCCCGATCGGCGGCATCAACATGAAGCTGGTCGGCGCCCGGAACGCCGGCGCCCGCTATTTCCTCACACCCGACGAGAACTGCGCGTCGGCCGCGGCGGACACCCCCAGCGGCCTCACCCTGGTGCGGGTCAAGACCATCGAGGACGCCACGAAGTCGCTGGAGCGGATCCGCGCGGGGAAGACCGCCGGCCTGCCGAGCTGCTCGACCGGCTGA
- a CDS encoding PPA1309 family protein, which translates to MPNVSPAGPPMAASPLTVAVLEIDAYASNLGWDQPARLFALVDTAQLRVQEPSLAAQLGLEDPSSSVAALTPIEQDELPPGTALDDFLGTIAWPDAVVGCAMTVERLMLPPSAEASVPDGLNDKQLAQWVAKHADRQEVRMTVAVLRDGARESAVRLREKDSPTEVLTGAGLVPGLAEALAATFES; encoded by the coding sequence ATGCCCAACGTTTCCCCCGCAGGACCCCCGATGGCCGCGAGTCCGCTCACCGTCGCCGTCCTCGAAATCGACGCCTATGCCTCCAACCTCGGCTGGGACCAGCCCGCCCGGCTGTTCGCCCTGGTCGACACCGCGCAGCTGCGGGTCCAGGAGCCCTCTCTCGCCGCTCAGCTGGGCCTTGAGGACCCCAGCTCCTCCGTCGCCGCGCTCACCCCGATCGAGCAGGACGAACTTCCCCCGGGCACCGCGCTCGACGACTTCCTCGGCACGATCGCCTGGCCCGACGCCGTGGTCGGCTGCGCCATGACGGTGGAGCGGCTGATGCTGCCGCCGTCCGCCGAGGCCTCCGTGCCGGACGGTCTGAACGACAAGCAGCTGGCCCAGTGGGTCGCCAAGCACGCCGACCGGCAGGAGGTGCGGATGACCGTGGCCGTCCTGCGGGACGGGGCCCGCGAGTCCGCCGTACGGCTGCGCGAGAAGGACTCCCCCACCGAGGTGCTGACCGGAGCCGGTCTGGTGCCCGGCCTCGCCGAGGCGCTCGCGGCGACGTTCGAGTCCTGA